One window from the genome of Nitrospirota bacterium encodes:
- a CDS encoding DNA internalization-related competence protein ComEC/Rec2, whose amino-acid sequence MFLPSIAAFLVGLVLGAFLPYLPLLILSLAILASGASTILERVGRLTVRLGVLLCASLAAGVLYWTVFAWATAGSPLAEVAGPDPVLVVGQVVEPVRYAPDRAIVVLDVRGLRKAGQGEAAGGGQQARGRVRLTWREPDLTLKPGDSVSFTTRLRPPSGTVNPGGFDYGAYLRRQGVDAVAFLAGPGQIVRRPEDPASLRWGLWRTSEGWRAQIRRAAIATLQGPALGIYLGIIVGDSGYLTQTVRDAFMATGTVHILSISGSHLGLIAFLSFWIVKGACRLLPASWFLALTRRVTPTRLAAALTALPVSFYTLLAGAEVATVRSLIMILLFLLAVWLGREEQLVLTLAFAALIILLHDPRALFDISFQLSYCSVLALALVLRWRVRRDEAPAADSSGTSRMARWLRGYGWITGGVTLATAPLVAYHFNQVAWLGLVANLIVVPLAGFLLVPLGLGSAVWILLSGRESLAAGWLNQTCLDLLSQVVTWIARVPGAEWHVASPAIPAVAAFYVMLALALRTAGSQTIRGISTLGLTLLLGWWIWSPRPASDGDTVRVAFLDVGQGDACVLELPDGRVILIDGGAVHETLDMGRAVVAPYLWDRGIRSLDAVIGTHPQLDHVGGLAGVLRSFRVSRFWSNGVQRNEPFYRRLMEALRDRGVSERVAESGQEFLDEGPCRILALNPPPRSGGNLVVESGSALNNLSIVTRLDCGPHSFLFTADVEAEALARLLARRDSSRARVLKVPHHGARSSLDEQWIERSGAEVAIVSVGSRNPYGHPAPEVLTAYEKRGIRMYRTDRDGAVTVVARLSSSPFEVRRARELVPRPVPVNRSMWIAERENLRRFWEQWRGTI is encoded by the coding sequence ATGTTCCTCCCCTCAATCGCGGCTTTTCTCGTCGGGCTGGTTCTCGGCGCCTTCCTTCCGTACCTTCCGCTCCTGATCCTCAGTCTGGCCATCCTCGCGTCGGGCGCCTCGACGATCCTCGAACGGGTCGGGCGCCTCACGGTCCGCCTGGGCGTCCTTCTCTGCGCCAGCCTGGCCGCCGGAGTCCTGTACTGGACGGTCTTTGCCTGGGCGACGGCCGGTTCTCCTCTCGCGGAGGTGGCCGGGCCTGACCCGGTGCTGGTCGTCGGTCAGGTGGTTGAGCCGGTCCGGTACGCGCCGGACCGCGCCATCGTGGTCCTGGACGTGCGCGGGCTGCGGAAGGCTGGCCAAGGGGAGGCTGCCGGCGGGGGGCAGCAGGCTCGGGGGCGGGTCCGTTTGACCTGGCGGGAGCCGGACCTGACGCTGAAGCCGGGAGATTCGGTCTCGTTCACGACCCGCCTTCGTCCGCCGTCCGGCACGGTGAATCCGGGCGGCTTTGACTACGGGGCGTACCTGCGGCGGCAGGGCGTCGACGCGGTCGCGTTTCTCGCCGGTCCGGGCCAGATCGTGCGACGGCCCGAAGATCCTGCCTCGCTCAGATGGGGGCTCTGGCGGACGAGCGAGGGGTGGAGGGCGCAAATCCGCCGGGCCGCCATCGCAACGCTCCAGGGGCCGGCCCTCGGCATCTATCTGGGGATCATCGTCGGAGACTCGGGATACCTGACCCAGACGGTGCGCGATGCCTTCATGGCCACGGGCACCGTTCACATCCTCTCGATCTCCGGATCTCACCTGGGATTGATCGCGTTTCTGTCCTTCTGGATCGTCAAGGGTGCGTGCCGGTTGCTCCCTGCCTCGTGGTTTCTGGCCTTGACCCGCCGGGTGACGCCGACCAGGTTGGCCGCTGCGCTCACGGCCCTGCCGGTCTCGTTTTACACGCTCTTGGCCGGGGCGGAGGTCGCCACGGTCCGCTCCCTGATCATGATTCTGCTGTTCCTGCTCGCTGTCTGGCTCGGCCGCGAAGAGCAACTCGTCCTGACCCTGGCCTTTGCCGCGCTGATCATCCTGCTCCACGATCCTCGCGCGCTCTTCGACATCTCCTTCCAATTGTCCTACTGCTCCGTGCTCGCCCTGGCGCTCGTGTTGCGCTGGCGGGTGCGGCGGGACGAGGCCCCGGCTGCCGACTCCTCGGGGACCAGCCGCATGGCCAGGTGGCTGCGCGGATATGGCTGGATCACCGGCGGGGTGACGCTGGCTACGGCGCCGCTCGTGGCCTACCATTTTAATCAGGTTGCCTGGCTGGGGCTGGTGGCCAACCTGATCGTGGTGCCGCTGGCCGGGTTCCTGCTCGTTCCGCTGGGGTTGGGCTCCGCCGTGTGGATCCTGTTGTCGGGGCGGGAGTCGTTGGCGGCCGGATGGCTCAACCAGACGTGCCTGGATCTCCTCTCCCAGGTCGTCACTTGGATCGCGCGCGTGCCCGGCGCCGAATGGCACGTGGCCTCGCCGGCGATCCCGGCCGTGGCGGCCTTCTACGTGATGCTGGCTTTGGCTTTGCGAACGGCCGGCAGCCAGACGATCCGGGGGATCAGCACGCTGGGCCTGACTCTGTTGCTCGGTTGGTGGATTTGGTCGCCGCGCCCTGCGTCGGACGGCGACACGGTACGGGTGGCCTTTTTGGACGTCGGACAAGGGGACGCCTGCGTCCTGGAACTGCCCGACGGTCGGGTGATCCTGATCGACGGAGGCGCCGTCCACGAGACGCTGGACATGGGACGGGCTGTGGTCGCGCCATACTTGTGGGACCGCGGGATCAGGTCGCTGGACGCCGTCATCGGCACGCACCCGCAGCTCGACCATGTGGGAGGCCTCGCCGGGGTCTTGCGTAGCTTCCGGGTGAGCCGGTTCTGGAGCAACGGGGTCCAGCGGAACGAGCCGTTTTACCGGCGGCTGATGGAAGCGCTCCGCGATCGCGGAGTGTCCGAGCGGGTGGCGGAATCGGGACAGGAGTTCCTCGATGAAGGGCCCTGCCGGATTCTGGCACTGAACCCGCCGCCACGTTCCGGCGGGAACCTGGTCGTGGAGAGCGGCTCGGCGCTCAACAACCTTTCGATCGTGACGAGACTGGACTGCGGTCCTCACTCGTTTCTGTTTACCGCCGACGTGGAGGCGGAGGCGCTGGCTCGCTTGCTGGCCCGCCGGGATTCCAGTCGGGCCAGGGTCCTCAAAGTTCCGCATCACGGGGCCCGAAGCTCCCTGGACGAGCAGTGGATCGAACGGTCTGGAGCGGAGGTCGCAATCGTCTCGGTCGGAAGCCGCAACCCCTACGGACATCCTGCCCCAGAGGTGTTGACGGCGTATGAAAAACGGGGCATCCGGATGTATCGGACCGATCGAGATGGAGCGGTGACGGTCGTGGCGAGGCTTTCCTCCTCCCCGTTTGAGGTTCGTCGGGCCAGAGAGCTGGTTCCCCGGCCAGTACCGGTCAACCGCTCGATGTGGATCGCCGAACGTGAGAATCTGCGCCGGTTCTGGGAGCAATGGCGGGGAACTATCTGA
- the folP gene encoding dihydropteroate synthase, with protein MGILNVTPDSFSDGGLYQDPAAAVERACAMVEEGADLVDIGAESSRPGSDPIGEDEEIRRLLPVVREVCRRISVPVSIDTTKSRVAQLALDAGVSIINDISALRFDPRMGPVVAESGAGLVLMHMQGTPKTMQRAPEYADVVGEVRTFLLDRTKAAQQAGVEPEQILLDPGIGFGKNREHNLALLARLDDLVSVGRPILVGVSRKAFIGQVLNRPIEERLMGTAAAAAVAIVRGAKVVRVHDVRQMRDVVTMVEAIRAVSHQLPALN; from the coding sequence ATGGGAATTCTGAACGTGACGCCGGACTCGTTCTCCGACGGGGGCCTGTACCAGGACCCAGCCGCGGCGGTCGAGCGGGCCTGCGCCATGGTCGAGGAGGGGGCCGACCTAGTCGACATCGGAGCCGAGTCCTCCAGGCCAGGATCCGATCCGATCGGGGAAGACGAAGAGATCCGTCGTCTCCTCCCGGTCGTCAGGGAGGTCTGTCGCCGGATTTCGGTGCCGGTCTCGATCGATACGACCAAATCCCGCGTGGCCCAACTGGCGCTCGACGCGGGGGTGTCCATCATCAACGACATCAGCGCGCTCCGGTTCGATCCTCGGATGGGGCCGGTCGTGGCCGAGTCGGGAGCGGGGCTCGTGCTCATGCACATGCAGGGGACGCCCAAAACGATGCAGCGGGCGCCGGAGTATGCGGATGTGGTTGGAGAGGTCCGCACGTTCCTCCTCGATCGAACGAAGGCTGCTCAGCAGGCCGGCGTCGAGCCGGAGCAAATCCTGCTTGACCCGGGAATCGGATTTGGCAAAAATCGGGAGCACAATCTCGCGCTGTTGGCGAGACTCGACGACCTCGTGTCCGTCGGTCGCCCGATTCTCGTCGGAGTTTCCCGCAAGGCTTTCATCGGGCAGGTGCTGAACCGTCCGATCGAAGAGCGACTGATGGGGACGGCGGCGGCGGCGGCGGTGGCAATCGTGCGCGGAGCGAAAGTCGTGCGAGTGCACGACGTCCGGCAGATGCGGGACGTGGTCACGATGGTGGAGGCCATACGAGCCGTCAGCCACCAGCTTCCGGCGCTCAACTGA
- a CDS encoding HD domain-containing phosphohydrolase → MTSLAQDDRLLVRAISHQSGSSLIGNMVHVAIYAVKIGMGMAYRPDELVRLALAALVHDLGMFRLPAPLLEQQGRWSPEQIAIMQRHSLLGEELLRQMAPDQPWLAEVVGQEHERVNGTGYPRRLQGHQIHEFALVIGLADILDAMLRSRANRQALLPYEAVRLLLSREKAGFPTKIFKSLLQQFSLFPVGTWVKLTSGEIGEVIRSNPRFPLRPAVRVMVDQSGQRLREPRELDLSSSPLVHVAEIVDRVQMAF, encoded by the coding sequence GTGACTTCCCTGGCGCAGGACGACCGCCTCCTGGTTCGGGCGATCTCCCACCAGAGCGGTTCCTCGCTGATCGGGAACATGGTGCATGTCGCGATCTACGCGGTCAAAATCGGCATGGGGATGGCGTATCGCCCGGACGAATTGGTCAGGTTGGCGCTGGCCGCGCTGGTGCACGACCTCGGCATGTTCCGTCTGCCCGCGCCCTTGCTGGAGCAACAGGGGCGGTGGTCGCCGGAGCAGATCGCGATCATGCAGCGGCATTCACTGCTCGGCGAAGAGCTGTTGAGACAGATGGCGCCGGACCAGCCGTGGCTGGCCGAGGTGGTCGGCCAGGAGCACGAGCGGGTCAACGGCACAGGCTATCCCCGGAGGCTCCAGGGTCATCAGATCCACGAGTTTGCGTTGGTGATCGGATTGGCGGACATCCTGGACGCCATGCTGCGATCCAGAGCCAACCGCCAAGCGTTGCTTCCGTACGAGGCGGTTCGGCTCCTCCTTTCCCGGGAAAAAGCCGGATTCCCAACCAAGATCTTTAAGAGCCTGCTCCAGCAGTTTTCCCTGTTCCCGGTGGGAACGTGGGTCAAATTGACGTCCGGGGAGATCGGCGAAGTCATCCGTTCGAATCCCCGGTTTCCGTTGCGGCCGGCTGTCCGGGTCATGGTGGACCAGAGCGGTCAGCGGCTGCGTGAGCCGCGTGAGCTCGATTTGAGCAGCTCGCCGCTTGTGCACGTGGCGGAGATCGTTGATCGGGTGCAAATGGCCTTCTGA
- a CDS encoding AAA family ATPase — protein sequence MHYESYWGLKLSPFENVPDPKFYFPSPKHEEGLHRLLYGVEARKGAILLTGEIGCGKTTLSRQFIQHLAQERYDTALIANPSIDAQEFLGEVLYQLGMASNGSKLDRLHRLNEHLLDNLRQGKDTIIIVDEAQAITDDTVFEELRLLLNFQLNDRFLLTLILLGQPELNERLNALPQFAQRVAIRFHLPAFDLQETTRYIEFRLKTAGADARPIFSSEAVDLIFKHSGGIPRNINTLSDLSLLTGCLERKAQIDVTIVTRVVADFRIGDRSGTAH from the coding sequence GTGCATTACGAATCGTACTGGGGTCTGAAGCTTTCACCCTTTGAGAACGTTCCGGACCCAAAGTTTTATTTTCCTTCCCCGAAGCATGAGGAGGGGCTGCACCGGCTTCTCTACGGGGTCGAAGCCCGGAAGGGTGCCATTCTGCTGACCGGCGAGATCGGTTGCGGAAAGACCACACTCAGCCGCCAATTCATTCAGCACCTTGCGCAAGAACGGTATGACACGGCGTTGATCGCCAATCCCTCCATTGATGCGCAGGAGTTTCTCGGCGAGGTCCTGTATCAGCTTGGAATGGCCTCCAATGGCTCCAAGCTGGACCGGCTGCACCGGCTGAACGAGCACCTGCTCGACAATTTGAGGCAAGGGAAGGACACCATCATCATCGTGGATGAGGCCCAGGCGATCACCGACGACACGGTCTTTGAAGAACTCCGCCTGCTCCTGAATTTTCAGCTGAATGACCGGTTTCTTCTCACCCTGATTCTCCTCGGCCAGCCTGAGTTGAACGAGCGGCTCAATGCCCTTCCGCAGTTTGCCCAACGCGTGGCCATTCGTTTTCACCTGCCGGCATTCGATCTTCAGGAGACCACGCGATACATTGAGTTCCGACTCAAAACTGCCGGCGCCGACGCCCGGCCCATATTTTCCTCTGAGGCCGTTGACTTGATCTTCAAGCACTCCGGAGGCATTCCTCGGAACATCAACACCCTGTCGGATCTTTCTCTTCTCACCGGCTGTCTTGAGCGCAAAGCCCAAATCGATGTCACCATCGTCACCCGCGTCGTGGCGGATTTCCGGATAGGAGACCGGAGTGGTACGGCTCACTGA
- the glmM gene encoding phosphoglucosamine mutase — MRNLFGTDGVRGVANLEPMTSETAMKLGRAAAYLFKRRSGRHQIVIGKDTRLSGYMLESALTSGICSMGVDVLLVGPMPTPAIAFLTRSLRADAGVVISASHNPYQDNGIKFFSSDGFKLPDELEVRMEQLITSGEIEHLRPTADEIGKAYRIDDAEGRYIEFVKRSLPRDMDFQGLKVVIDCANGAAYKVSPKVFRELGATVWVIGDGPDGTNINADCGAVHPERLQQSVRDHQTDLGIAHDGDADRAVFVCEQGRVVDGDHAMAMLALDLHARGLLKRATVVGTVMSNFGLELALGKAGIRLVRTAVGDRYLLERMVAEGYNFGGEQSGHLIFLDHNTTGDGLITGLQILALMKRTGRSLSDLARCMSAVPQVLLNVRVREKPDLAGLPDLQQAIREGESRLNGAGRVLVRYSGTEPLLRIMVEGEEEGLIRSVADDLAAAVQKRLG; from the coding sequence ATGAGGAATCTGTTCGGCACTGACGGGGTCCGCGGCGTCGCCAATCTCGAACCCATGACCAGCGAGACCGCGATGAAGTTGGGTCGGGCGGCGGCCTATCTCTTCAAGCGGCGCTCGGGCCGGCACCAGATCGTGATCGGCAAGGACACGCGGCTCTCCGGGTACATGCTGGAGTCGGCGCTCACGTCCGGCATCTGCTCGATGGGCGTGGACGTGCTGCTGGTCGGGCCGATGCCGACCCCCGCGATCGCGTTTCTGACCAGAAGCCTCCGAGCCGACGCCGGGGTCGTGATCTCCGCCTCCCACAATCCCTATCAGGACAACGGCATCAAGTTCTTTTCGAGCGACGGGTTCAAGTTGCCGGACGAGTTGGAAGTCCGGATGGAGCAGTTGATCACCTCCGGCGAGATCGAGCACCTGCGTCCGACGGCGGACGAGATCGGCAAGGCTTACCGGATCGACGATGCGGAGGGACGGTACATCGAGTTCGTCAAGCGGTCCCTGCCCCGGGACATGGATTTCCAGGGCCTCAAGGTCGTGATCGATTGCGCGAACGGGGCCGCGTACAAAGTTTCGCCCAAGGTGTTCCGGGAACTGGGCGCGACCGTGTGGGTGATCGGGGACGGGCCGGACGGGACCAACATCAACGCCGACTGCGGCGCCGTGCATCCTGAACGTCTGCAACAGTCGGTGCGGGACCATCAGACCGACCTTGGCATCGCTCACGACGGTGATGCGGACCGGGCGGTTTTCGTGTGCGAGCAGGGCCGGGTCGTGGACGGCGACCACGCGATGGCCATGCTGGCCCTGGACCTGCACGCAAGGGGTCTCCTCAAGCGCGCCACCGTGGTCGGCACGGTCATGAGCAATTTCGGCCTTGAACTGGCCCTCGGAAAGGCGGGGATCAGGCTCGTGCGCACGGCGGTCGGCGACCGGTATTTGCTGGAGCGGATGGTGGCGGAGGGCTACAACTTCGGAGGCGAGCAGTCGGGGCACCTGATCTTCCTGGACCACAATACGACGGGGGACGGGCTGATCACGGGCCTGCAGATCCTGGCCTTGATGAAGCGCACCGGCCGATCCCTGTCGGACCTGGCTCGCTGCATGAGCGCCGTGCCTCAGGTCCTCCTCAACGTGCGGGTCAGGGAGAAGCCGGACCTTGCCGGCCTGCCAGACCTGCAGCAGGCGATTCGGGAGGGCGAGTCCAGGCTGAACGGCGCCGGGCGCGTCCTCGTCCGGTACTCGGGCACCGAGCCGTTGCTGCGGATCATGGTCGAAGGAGAGGAAGAGGGGTTGATCCGTTCGGTCGCCGACGACCTGGCTGCCGCCGTCCAGAAGCGGCTCGGCTGA
- the ftsH gene encoding ATP-dependent zinc metalloprotease FtsH, translating into MNSRAKNLLFWVVVGLFMILLFNLFSVPTHTPEEEVIFSEFMAQLDKGEVTKVTIKANHISAILKDGTRIRTYSADYPDMVKVLRERNVQIEAKPPDENPWYITFLVTWGPFILFLGLWFFLMRQMQIGGNKALSFGKSRARMLTEERKKVTFSDVAGIDEAKEEVAEIIEFLKDPRKFQKLGGRIPKGVLIVGPPGTGKTLLAKAIAGEAGVPFFSISGSDFVEMFVGVGASRVRDLFEQGKKHAPCIIFIDEIDAVGRLRGAGLGGGHDEREQTLNQLLVEMDGFDTTEGVILIAATNRPDVLDPALLRPGRFDRQIVVNRPDLRGRTEILKVHTKKVPIAENVELEKIARGTPGFSGADLENLVNEAALWAARQNKKAVEPTDFEMAKDKVLMGAERKSMVLSDEEKRITAYHEAGHALMAKLLPGTDPVHKVTIIPRGRALGVTMQLPVDDRHNYSKEFLYNTLAILLGGRVAEELVLKHITTGAGNDIERATDLARKMVCEWGMSEKLGPLTFGKKEEEIFLGREIATRRDFSEQVAIEIDHEVKRLVTENYDRTTRMLTEHMATLKALAEALLEKEVLEGHEIDQIIQQTSVPQTVPA; encoded by the coding sequence ATGAATTCTCGGGCCAAGAATCTCCTGTTCTGGGTGGTGGTGGGATTGTTCATGATCCTGCTGTTCAACCTGTTCAGCGTGCCCACCCATACTCCCGAAGAGGAAGTCATCTTCAGCGAGTTCATGGCGCAGCTCGACAAGGGCGAGGTCACCAAGGTCACGATCAAGGCGAACCACATCAGCGCGATCCTCAAGGACGGCACCCGCATCCGCACCTACTCGGCCGACTATCCGGACATGGTGAAGGTCCTGCGGGAGCGGAACGTCCAGATCGAAGCCAAGCCGCCGGACGAGAATCCCTGGTACATCACGTTCCTGGTCACCTGGGGGCCCTTCATCCTGTTCCTGGGGCTCTGGTTCTTCCTGATGCGGCAGATGCAGATCGGGGGCAACAAGGCCCTCTCCTTCGGCAAGAGCCGTGCACGCATGCTGACCGAGGAGCGGAAGAAGGTCACCTTCTCCGACGTGGCCGGCATCGACGAGGCCAAGGAGGAAGTGGCCGAGATCATCGAATTCCTGAAGGACCCGCGCAAGTTCCAGAAGCTCGGCGGCCGGATTCCCAAGGGCGTCCTGATCGTCGGGCCTCCGGGGACCGGCAAAACCCTGTTGGCCAAGGCGATCGCGGGGGAGGCCGGCGTGCCGTTTTTCAGCATCAGCGGGTCGGACTTCGTGGAGATGTTCGTCGGGGTCGGAGCTTCGCGCGTCCGCGACCTCTTCGAGCAGGGGAAAAAGCACGCGCCCTGCATCATCTTCATCGACGAGATCGACGCCGTGGGGCGGCTGCGCGGGGCCGGGCTCGGCGGCGGCCACGACGAGCGGGAGCAGACGCTCAACCAGTTGCTGGTGGAGATGGACGGGTTCGACACGACCGAGGGCGTCATCTTGATCGCGGCGACCAACCGGCCTGACGTCCTGGATCCGGCGCTGCTCCGGCCGGGGCGGTTCGATCGCCAGATCGTGGTCAACCGTCCGGACTTGAGGGGCCGAACCGAGATCCTCAAGGTCCACACCAAAAAGGTGCCGATCGCGGAGAACGTGGAACTGGAGAAAATCGCGCGCGGCACGCCCGGCTTCTCCGGAGCAGACCTGGAGAACCTCGTGAACGAGGCGGCCCTCTGGGCGGCCCGGCAGAACAAGAAGGCCGTGGAACCGACGGACTTCGAAATGGCCAAGGACAAGGTGCTGATGGGCGCCGAGCGCAAGAGCATGGTCCTCAGCGACGAGGAGAAGCGGATCACGGCCTACCACGAGGCCGGCCATGCCTTGATGGCGAAGCTGCTACCCGGTACCGACCCGGTCCACAAGGTCACGATCATCCCGCGAGGCCGTGCCTTGGGCGTGACCATGCAGTTGCCGGTCGACGATCGCCACAACTACTCGAAGGAGTTCCTCTACAATACGCTGGCGATCCTGCTGGGCGGCCGGGTGGCCGAAGAGCTGGTCCTGAAGCACATCACGACCGGAGCGGGCAACGACATCGAGCGGGCCACCGACTTGGCCCGGAAGATGGTGTGCGAGTGGGGGATGAGCGAAAAGCTCGGTCCCCTGACCTTCGGCAAAAAGGAAGAGGAGATCTTCCTCGGGCGCGAGATCGCGACGCGGCGCGATTTCAGCGAGCAAGTCGCCATCGAGATCGACCACGAGGTCAAACGTCTGGTGACCGAGAACTACGACCGCACCACGCGCATGCTGACCGAGCACATGGCGACGCTCAAGGCCCTGGCGGAGGCCCTGCTCGAGAAGGAAGTGCTCGAGGGGCACGAGATCGATCAGATCATCCAGCAGACATCGGTCCCGCAAACCGTTCCAGCCTAG
- a CDS encoding tetratricopeptide repeat protein, which yields MSRPVRPAIFCLLGILLLGPHDGLAQTKGAEAPKKKPSAQAKKLPPSALLERARGFESQQRYDQAVAAYRDYLVVRPQDDEARTSLAAILTQQGKLDQAATEYETVLSRHPDLIPPALALAAIRMQQQKFAAAQRAYEQVLRLDPANGGARRGLADALRASGRSAEALLHYELVYQATNDPVIADIIRQINDELKQALGPTTSPQLTPEQILEKAHAAEAAQQYAEAATAYREYLFERPNDDTARQAFAQILASEGFFTEAVKNYERLLANHPNDVELLLALARLSMWQKKAGAARSYYEEVLRVDPRNLEAKRVLAEVAYWAREYGEALSYYDDIYAATRDPEIERRIREIRRELLPSPQAMIGPSERALQLPFRNYVKLGYSHYAYTNGVPDEKSGQLELAHAFGDQTAVIRTELINRFHREDLLTSASFYSPLWKRAWGAFDGSFAANPAFVSNFSVGGQFSQGLGLFHESLSFLETGIGYRHMTYSYKSANTPNLSTPAIEVDVLTPNVTLYLPFDLWLTEKLTYVPQTGAATLTSQLTWRPGERVQVYASGAFGTSGERLVAFQDFTRAETRSYQGGVIFPIWGQVSGEFNGFYEDRGFLYIRRGGFFNLIWHY from the coding sequence GTGAGCAGACCGGTTCGCCCGGCGATCTTCTGCCTGCTCGGCATCCTGCTTCTCGGTCCGCACGACGGCTTGGCCCAGACGAAAGGGGCGGAGGCACCTAAGAAGAAGCCCTCGGCCCAGGCCAAGAAACTGCCTCCTTCGGCCTTGCTTGAGCGGGCGCGCGGATTCGAGTCCCAGCAACGGTACGATCAGGCCGTCGCCGCGTACCGCGACTATCTGGTCGTCCGTCCCCAGGACGACGAAGCCCGGACATCGCTGGCGGCCATCCTCACTCAACAAGGAAAACTCGACCAGGCCGCCACGGAGTACGAGACCGTCCTCTCCCGACATCCCGACTTGATTCCGCCGGCCCTGGCCCTGGCGGCGATCAGGATGCAGCAGCAGAAATTCGCGGCAGCGCAGCGGGCGTACGAGCAGGTCCTGCGCCTCGATCCGGCGAATGGGGGAGCACGGCGGGGGCTGGCGGACGCCCTGCGCGCCAGCGGCCGGTCCGCTGAAGCCCTTCTGCACTACGAACTCGTGTACCAGGCCACCAACGACCCGGTGATCGCGGATATCATCCGGCAGATCAACGACGAGCTGAAGCAGGCCTTGGGCCCAACTACCAGCCCCCAGCTCACTCCCGAACAAATCCTGGAGAAGGCGCATGCGGCCGAAGCGGCCCAACAGTATGCGGAAGCCGCGACCGCCTATCGTGAGTATCTGTTCGAACGGCCGAACGACGACACGGCCCGTCAGGCTTTCGCGCAAATCCTCGCCTCGGAAGGCTTCTTCACGGAGGCGGTCAAGAACTATGAACGGCTTCTGGCCAACCATCCCAACGATGTCGAGTTGCTCCTCGCCTTGGCCAGGCTCTCCATGTGGCAGAAGAAGGCGGGCGCGGCCCGCAGCTATTACGAAGAGGTGCTCCGTGTCGACCCCCGCAACCTAGAGGCCAAACGCGTGCTGGCGGAGGTCGCCTATTGGGCCCGGGAATACGGGGAGGCGCTGAGCTATTACGACGACATCTATGCGGCCACCAGGGACCCGGAGATCGAGAGGCGGATCCGGGAGATCCGCCGGGAATTGCTCCCCTCGCCCCAGGCGATGATCGGGCCCTCCGAACGGGCCCTCCAGCTCCCGTTTCGCAACTATGTCAAGCTCGGATACAGTCATTACGCCTACACCAATGGAGTGCCGGATGAAAAAAGCGGCCAGTTGGAGCTCGCTCACGCCTTCGGAGACCAGACTGCGGTCATCCGCACGGAGCTCATCAACCGCTTCCACCGCGAGGATCTGCTCACGTCTGCCAGTTTCTACAGTCCGCTCTGGAAGCGCGCCTGGGGCGCCTTCGACGGGTCGTTCGCCGCGAACCCCGCCTTTGTCTCGAATTTTTCCGTCGGCGGACAGTTCTCGCAGGGGCTGGGGCTCTTCCACGAGTCCCTCTCGTTTCTGGAGACCGGGATCGGCTACCGGCACATGACCTACAGCTACAAGTCCGCGAACACTCCGAATCTCTCCACACCCGCGATCGAGGTCGACGTCCTGACCCCGAACGTCACCCTGTACCTGCCCTTCGACTTGTGGCTGACCGAGAAGCTCACCTACGTTCCGCAGACGGGCGCCGCGACCTTGACCTCCCAGTTGACCTGGAGGCCGGGCGAGCGCGTGCAGGTCTACGCCTCCGGCGCGTTCGGCACCTCCGGCGAGCGGCTCGTCGCCTTCCAGGATTTCACTCGGGCGGAGACCCGGAGCTACCAGGGGGGCGTTATCTTTCCCATCTGGGGGCAGGTTTCAGGGGAGTTCAACGGCTTCTACGAGGACCGTGGATTCCTCTACATTCGGCGCGGCGGGTTCTTCAATCTGATTTGGCATTACTAG